The following DNA comes from Vairimorpha necatrix chromosome 5, complete sequence.
gagatttttttttattggtgttttataatcttaTTTTGGTGCGAGACATAATGAAATTATTGTCATGTGTATTGATGTAAACAAACTTATTTTTGAAGCTAGAAGACTATAATAGTGAATAGTacaaataagaaaatacttaccaatatatttaaatatcaataaaaaatgaataatttAAAGTTATGTATTAAAGATGGGTTTGAAAATTACATCAACAATGCAATGATTAAAcaaagtttatatttaagacatcgtaaaaatttgtgcaagattataaaaatataaagtaaCTTTTACtgtaaaaattgtattaaCCTAAAAAACTTGATTTTATCGACAAGTAtactaaatatttacatatcaaagtaaataaaaaatataatttttttgataataaaagTATCTAGTGGGTtgaaaaatctaaatattaaagataaCAGCGTTTTATATTACAACTACCATTAAATCGCACATTTCTGATAAATAAACGTTATCAAACTGTAGTTATCGTTTTTAATCATCTTCCAGGGTCttcaataatttaaaacaaaaagaatttCGTGTCTTAAAGAGATTAATGAATggatcttatttttatttatagataCATTAGAACTTTTACTATGTTTATCGAAAATATGATTCAACACAGACTATAAACCATAGTAATTGAAATTTTCATATGAAGATAGATGAtttggaaaaaaatttagacaTGCAGCTTTTTCGTCCCAGACCAtctattattaaaaattttgtatgtttaaaaattcagTAGTATATAAAATCGATTTAGTGGAGAGTGTgtttcaaataaaatacttaaatTAATACTCGAGATACGTATTATTGATGTACATTTTCTAAAACTTTAATCAACATTGAAATAATAACTATTTAAGATTATGTATAGTACCGAAACATTGTAAAGATCCAtcaaaaagaagaaaatgaagattTAGTATTAGTGGTAAAAATCGTGATATTTACGActtaaataacaaaaaaaaccataaaattatttattttctatgtTGACGAAAAATATGATAGATTTATACTGTATATAAATAGCAATGACGCTAAAACATATGTCTTTCATAGGCcggatatatatattttagaattttgACCTTAATAAATGCTAATGAAAATGAAAGTATCAATTATTTGACGACATAAACTAAAATATCCGACATTTCgacaaataatttttaccaCATATcgattttcaaaaaattaattttaaaaaaaatcttttttaattaagttgcttctttttttgtagtTCAAACtgatcatatttttattatcatttaatttctggttttttgtattaagTTTTTTGTCTTTATAGTAGAGACCTGTTGAATAATCTTTTAcatgttttaatataagGTATAacagaaacaaaaaaacaattaataaaactaCATTGACCcctaatattatataaatattatcacTTAAGAAAGTAAATATACTTCCAGACATCCTGAACTCTTTCTTGGAATCTATATTAGTTTCAGCCGTTGTAGCATTTAATACTGAAGTTGATTCAATTGTTATTAGATTGTTAAAAAAcgttgttttttttaacgtAGCATCATTGATAGTAGTTGATTTGATTGTAAAGTTGATAGTACTAAAGGTTTTGGGTGTTTATTCGGTTATAATATAATCTGTTGATCCTATGTTTGTAATTATTAGCGGTTAAGAGCCATGAATTCCCCGCAGTTTCCACGTTTTGTCGATGTTTCATGCTCTtgttgaattttttttagttctaTATGTTACATTTCGACCAAATAtgcaaaatttaaatatttgtatcaaagcattataaaaaaaacttttcattttcatatttttggCTTTATTTATAGAGGATAAATGTCattaaaagaagattttaagTAACTATGTTTTCCATACGATTCAagactaatttttttcagaaAAGATAGATATTACgaaaagagaaaatttaacTGTGTCTTTTATTAATGCTACGTTGTTGTATTTTTACTGCTCACTGATTGATTGTAGTAATTAGCAATTAAAAAGCcattacaaatttatttttttgtttacaaCTCTTAAATCATTGGCAGTTTTGTTACGCCATTCTACTCCTGTTAAGCCAAATACTAATTTACATCGtccttatttttttttttggaaaGAATGCTCTTTTATACAAGTCTTTTTGGAGGTGTGGTTTAGCACTTACGTGCATTActtattctttattaattttttcggGGGGGGGGGTTTGTATGAATATTAAGTGTAGAATATGCCATTGGTTAAATACTCATTTAAATTACTGTACCCTTGACGTATTATATGTGACCAAGTCATGATATATGTATACATATTTGCGGAAATTAGCAGATTTGTTGTCTTAATGCATTTCATagcataaaaatatttgagcAAATCTCAAAGCATcatgaaattttatttgcaGGTGTAAAATAATgcaatttattatttaaaacgAAACCAAGTAATTAAGATATTTATGTGATATCGgcataaaaattctatcttagaaaaaaatttaaaacattataaaatgtttaataGCATAAATGAGGGGTTTATAGTAATATATCTTCGATTGCTAAAACAAACACAATTATCTTTAgatctttaaatttgtcGTGATGATGGCAATATTTTCTCCGACTTACagctttaaaattttctaagcTAATTACATTGTAAAATGactaaaaaatgaatttaatagCTACAattgaataattttttattacatcTTAGTTCGTGTTTATAATCAACTTTGTATCATTAAACCCATTGCTTAATGCTCAATTTaccaaaaatatattatatttactaattgcctttttaaatgattatAGATTTGTTATTGATTTCAAAACGGTGTATAACTTCAATACAACTGAATTTGTACTTCGAttaataaagttttttatacaaacaaTCGTCTTAAAATCTGGGCATATACATAGTAATTAACTTAAATACAACTATAgaatttcataaaattttttaaacgcATTTATTTGATCATCATTTTTATGGTAACAATTAATAATACAACCATTTTATTCGTTTTAATCTTTCAGAATAAATCAAAACTATTAAATtgtttctttaaaatcatattttttggttaaaatgtaaatttttacttcttAGACAAGAAGATTGCTCAGACATATTTACTTgctaataatataaaaataaattcttttaatacTTTGTATAAGGTGTGAATCATCTGTGATATTTCTATTACTATGTTCAATTTGAATTGCCATTTTATATCGTACTTTGCAATATGTATTATACTTGATAAATTGGgtttgtatttatatattttataaaaaacgtTCTagacaatattttatgagTCTAAGAACAAATGTATATGTCATTGAACTTTCAATGTTCTGCAAATTAATACTGCACATGCAAAAGGAAATACTACGTGTTTTACCTAATAACCAAAAtaattgataaataaatgtaataatttacttaatataaaaatttatcttaagTATTGTTTACAAAGGTTCGTTTATACTCGGATTTCATTTAATTCAATTTCCTCGTGAACTTTTTTAGGCTTGTTTTTTGAAACCCTTTTACAATACTTATCGACTCTTAAGTGTCTTCCTCTTAATGATCCGCATGCACTATTTATCTTCCAGTAAGCTATAGAAACTACaacaataattaaaaacgCATTAATTCccattaaaatataaaaattgtcATGGATAAATGTACTTAAAGCTTCGCCAATTTCGTAGGTGCTTTCATGATTTATCACAGTATTATTGTCTTCAATTGGCATATCTTCATAACATACTGCCTTTGATATTTGTCTTCTGTTTTCCTTTAAAACGTtaacaatattttctttccCTTCTAATCCATAACAATTCTTGTTATGAGATATGAGTGTATTGCACATTCTATAGAGGATTCCAGGAATTTCTCCTATTCCCTTGAATACATAACAtgtgtttttatatataatgtCTTTAATCGCATTTTCCACCGACGAAGAAGCCTCTAGTACAtctttaaaacatattcCCAACgtattataaaatcttattgTAATATCTACGatttcattaataaaaatttgcacagaaaaatcaaatttatctaaaataaaagggTCCCAAGCctcaattttaaatttttgcttAATTACAATCTCAAATACATTCTTCAATTCGTTTTTTACCTCAACAAAACTATTATCTGTATCATTGCTTTGAGCCATTcgtttaaatataatatgttCCGTTATACTTTTCCACACTATTTCAGCAAAATCCTGGATAGTCATCGGAGGTTGGCCTGTTATATTCGCAATTCCGTCATATGTACTgcataatttataatgattGATATCATAAGAATCAATACTCATATTATTTTCAGTTGTTCTTATTATTGATATTAGTATTAAGATCAGattaaaagaataaaataataaactcATTAAAGggtataatatattttacttaaaaaagaataggatcattctatttttttatatattaaaaaaactactttaaattatattaaaaagttaTAAACTAGCTATTCCAATCTAACCATTTgttttccatttttttaaaacccggtctaaaaattttgactgaattatataaatctttaGAAAACCTTTAATTAATCAGCTAAATACTAAATAAGTATGTTGGATAATTATACGAGTTTTCggtttgtttttatatttatatcaaattttGTGATTTTTACATCTAtacataattattttctcggaataaaattatatgtatagtttattgttttttactataaattaataaaaatatagtagtatttcaaatttataatgaaaCATAAATTGTaggaatattataaaaacatgcCGTTTAGGATATTGGTTTTAAagtaattattaaaaaaaaataagtttgGTCTTGCTTGgtcattttattttaaataattcttGGAGCAAATTATAACAActttgatttatattattaataaaaatataataacaagtatcattttcaaaataatgtgataatgatataaatttgaacATAGCGGTTTTCTATAGTCATTTGAGatgtaataaatttttaatgagACGTGGATTTTTTGCAGTGGATGACCGTTGGGAACCCGcaatgaaaatttaaaatgacCATACAcgatgtaaaaaaatagcaaGATCTgtgaaaacaaaatttattgtaacATATGAATTTTATGGTGATAAATagttttgaatatttaaaatagatgaaaacttaattgaaaaatgtaataaaacaaaatctgAGTGTGGCTACTCGTTCCTGTagctaaataaaaacagcTATTCTCTCGAGATAATACAAGATGAGGGATTCCCGGTTCTATTGTAATCCTGATCAATGGAAAGAATACGATGCAGCATTTATACAAATTACAGTATAGAGCAATCTAACCGCGAAACCTCTATAAACATTGTGCCTATAAGCAATCCTGAGATACATACCAACAAAATGAGAAATTTAAGTCTCTTTCCAGATATATCTTCTGTCTgtacataaaataaaaatgacgAACACTATgagtattttttacaatttatcTAGGCCTATAAATATCGAAAAATTGGCGTGTAAATCaccatattttattttttaaggtaaaattttaaggttcttttttatttttcaactGCTTTTCAATTTTCATTGCGAGTATATATTCTAATGGGGTTTTAAACGGGCAGGCACctaattattatatgatCATGtctattaatttatatgaaCTTACTGCACGTTAAAGTCTACAATGCttctttttatgtttaCTTCTGGTCTTATTAAAGTATAACGCATTAATAGAAAATTACGGAAGTACTAAACAAAATAAGCCTAATAATCATTTTCCGCTTTTGATAGCATTTAGAGTTTAGATATTGAACAATAAAATGAAGTACTAAACGCAGAAAAAAAGCGCCTTAAGCACACGGTGTAATAACAAGCATAAAAGTTAAGTTTGGGTTGTCAAGTGTGCATAcaagacaaaaaataacCGTTTTACCCCCAatcagaattttttttctacttatataaagtaaaaaattaatgtcAAGCTTTTTTATACTTCAATATATCTAGACCTTATTTGGGCAGGGATcttgtaattttttcaaagttTGTGTGTTTTATTGCTTTGTCTTATTCCGTTTGACCTATAAACCAAAATATCTGTGACCGATTATACACACagattgtattttttacctATGCACATACATGCAACAAGATAAATTTTCGCTGTAACTTCTGTGACTTTACAGTTAAGATCCCTTtgtatcattaaaaaagatataatatATCACGCTCTTGTCGAGGTTGACTACTATGCGTGAGAAATatgtaaattaaaaatcacCGTGATTTAATCGAAGAAAACATGAACCTTTTGCAAACGGACTGAGTCTAATACAAAAATCGGACAATAATAGTTCTTTATGGGATGAAGCGgagataaatttaatggAAAGTACATCATAGAGCAAACCCCCTATTATACGGCGTATAGATCCAGCTTACTGTGCCAAAAAGACTTTAGAATATATCCATGTTACTAAAATACAAGGAAaggaaaaataataagaagtATTGGTAGATCTGTAAGCGCACTATCTAAAAGAAAAGTTGATTTAGTAGGGTGGGGGAAATAGAACTAGACTTATACTAACATGCGTCAAAAGTATGCACATTATCATTGTATCTAAAATCTGCTGAAAGCACATTATCGTGCGGACACAGAAATATAGGTGTCATAGTTGATTGTAATATAGAAAAAcgagaaaatataaatcaagaaagttattttatttataaaatatattaaaatgtttacaaaaatatcttgttttatatagatACTAGTTTAGCTTTGATGTTGATATAGCGAGATTTGCGTAAATGTTAtagcatttttattttgatttacCAATATagttagaaaatataaggAGAGGTATATTTTGgaaacaacaaaaaaatcattaaatttaacttaaatagaaaattgAATTATAACTTATCTATAAAATTCGGGGAATAACTTcatatgttttaaattcaatttcaaaaaattcttcTAACAAAATCTTGATgttaatacttttttcatttttggcgaaatagttaaaaaaatcttaaagtcgatattttaaaactgGTTTTTAGACAGATaataatcaataaaatgtattaatatttaatatactcacttattaatattaaattattgcaaataattcatatttaattcttcATTGAATAGATAAGTgcaaaaaatgatttttaaattcaaaagaaCGGAAAAAGTGGTGatagaaaattaaatttttttttgtaatatagTAGAACTATATAGATATTACAGCAAAATTTAGACATTTTGCTTATAGGAACTATTTGTATtgtacaaatttttttaatatttttttaatttattagataTATGAGTTGCATTTATTccaaaaaatctaaaaatgtAACTAAACTAAAAGTCTGATTATACTTAGTCACATTTTAGCAACCCACACTAATTAGATGCCGACTAAGcaacaaaattataaaaaattatttattgaaaaGAGGGCCGTGTACCACACGCGTTTGTAAAGATTTTTGACAATAATCAATGtcttaattaaatttaaacaagGTTTTTTGGCACATATCTTTCTGAGATACAACtttattaaagataaattttagttaaggtttatatttttatcatccATGTCCATAAATATggatttcttttaaaaaattttattattgtttatgaagtaaaaaaatcaagataTGACAATATAATATGCTTATGTGGGATACcacaattttatattatgatACAATGTCCATTATTAACATAGATGGAAGCTGTGTATACCTGTTTGAATAtcgaattatatttaatcatTTGTTCTTCAAAGTACTTCAAAAGCATTTTTAAGAAGTAATCAAAGGCAGAGATAGTAACTTAataactataaaaaatttaaaaacgtAAATTATTAAGCACGGGATATAATATAAGATAAAAACTTTGCGAGTCAGGCTTCTGCCTAGCTGCTATAATgctttttattgaaaatgcttttatattataaacttTCTCTGAGTGTTTCATTTCCTTTTCTCTTCTTACTTTCATGCCCCAGGTGTGTTTTTGCTTAAATAGTATAGAATGACCGTTTTGACATGTTTGGCTTCAAAAGTACAGTTGTAAAACATGGTAGTTAGGCCTTCACAAATTCTCCTGTCATATCTCGACAATATTGTTGTCTCTCCAGAGACCTGTCAAAACACATGTCATTCCTTGGACAGGGCAAATCTCAGTATGCACCTAGGCTTGTACTCTGcaaaactttttttacaatattctCTAAGAAAATCATACATacttttctatatttatacaaaaattagcTTACgaatttgtttaaataaaaaaataagttaaaattacatttaatttttaattgaaaaaaattagaattaatatttaatcgaattttcttttgatCCTTCAAAccaattaataaaattatcagCAGCTTTTTTTGCAGCCTTCAGTATCTTTGGAAGAATATTATAAGCGTGGATTAACAGAAATGGCGTAACAACCCAGGAAGCCAATGTTTGATATAGATTcaataacataaaaattaacgCGATGGTATTATTGTAGAGGCCCTGTGAAAGATCAAATTCtctatatgtaaaaaaaccATTAACCCCGAAATTTATAACCGTTTCAATTGGGCCGAGTTTAAGCATTTGTCCCACAGCGCCCATACCaaaatctataatttttttccaaaGAGGTTTTTTAGGAGATTCTTTTATAACattagatttataaaaaacacatTTTTCTGCATTCTCCGCAAGCTCTTTGCTAAAAtctgcatttttatagctAGATAAATCATATTCCAGAGACACCAATTCTTCTTTATCGTTCAACTTCAATTTAATctcatttaaaataaaatttctgatTTTCAGTTCTTTTGGAATTGAATCACTACCGGGgttatcaaaaatatataaagaaatttcatATGATTCAATTGTGAAATCTGCCATTTTTTCAACAAAAGATTTTTCAGATTCAGTAAGATAATCGAATTTTACAGAATCTGGATCGAtcagatttttttttagcaAAATGTAATCGTTAAAGGCGCgcttcattttttgttgtttttcTTCGAAAGTACTTTCAGAGGTATTTTTTGCTAATAATTCTATTGTTTTATCATTTTCTACTATAGCTTCCCATACGACTTTTATGAATTCTTGCAAATCagacatttttataaaattaagtttTCCGTTTTCAATTAATTCGTCGAATCGCCcgttaatattaaaattggattttaatatatctaCTTTGCTGCTGCTTGTTCTAACTAAATGTAGCATTAGATGCAACAATTGAAATAAACGGAGTGAGGATCTCATTAAGgggaagaaagaaaaaattatctaaataaaaattaataaattttgaagtaggaatttaatatttttataatgtttattaaaacttCCAGAATCATATGAtatttgttattatttgattttttactaattcTTGTGCGTTTTATATTGAAGCCGCTAGGaatcaattaaaattaCATCTTGTCGAATCTTTATATAACaattagaatttattaacttgatttagaaataatcaATTGTATACTTGGCTAATATTAGTAAACACTACTATAAACaagtaaaataattattgaTGATCTAtcaacataaataaaatgttcaAATTTATGACATAAGGAAGTCAATTTTAGTGATAAAttgatttgtttttaacccataaaaaagaacatGTTTAAATtgaacaaaattttattttttttatatattgttaaccatttatttattaagggTTCTAAACCCTACATCCCCCCTCCAGACGGGTAGTCTCTCCATCTTCTAAACAACTCTTCCTTATCTCTTTCAAATCATAATGCCTctttttaacaattttacCATCCAGTAGTCTCACAATATATGAATCATTTTCACTTATAGCTACGATCCTTCCGCGACCCGTGAATCTTCCCTTGTCTGTTTTCGCACGTGTACCTAAATTTTCTCTCCTAGCGATTCTTACCTCTTGGCCTACTGTAAATGTCTCTCTGTGTCTTCTCTTGAACCGACCAGcatattttccattttcatcattttcaattataacTTCAGCAGTTTGATCTCTCCACGCTTCCATCGGCGTACATTTTATTGCTGTATGTAGTGTATTATTATATCCTTTGATTGCTCTTTCTATCTTTCCAGAAATATTCCCATCATTTTGCTTTATCAATGTCTCTCTTATAGTTCTGATGCATCTCTCGATTCTACCATTACTCCTATGAGCTTCTAAGCCCACTTTCCTATgtttaatatcattaatACTACACCATtctttaaatctattaCTTACAAACTCTTTTCCGTTGTCTGTCACATATTCCTCTGGAAATCCATCTTCCCTTATCCACTTTTGTAATACCTCTATAACTTCACTACTCTCTTTACATCTCAAATTCGAACCCCACAACCTTCTAGTAAAGTAATCAATACCCAGTAACACATACCTATTCTCTCCACCTATGTCCATTAAATCCAACGCCACTTTCTCCAATTTCTTTCTAGTTACTACGAAATCACATCCTCCTGTGTTTTTCCTATTGTTAATCCCACATATTTCACAATTCTTAATTACCTTATTAATATGATCTTTCATACCAGGCCAATACCATCTTTGTTTAATGTTATAATAAGTGCCTTTGACACCTCTATGGTTTAACTCCTCATGTACTCTTGTTATTTCATGTTCTCTACTATCTAGGCTCAATATCTCTTTCACCTCACCTGTGGAAAATTCCCAATACTGTTTACCgtccttttctttaatatgtttCTGCTTTTTTCccaatatttgtttttcgaTCACTTCTTTTCTCTTGTTgtccttttctttttgttcaTCCGAAACTTCTACCTGATCATACTGCCTACTTAACGCATCTGCATCTGTCATCAACTCCCCTTTCACATACTCTATTGTAAAGTCAAACTCTTGTATCTGTTCTACCCATCTGTTTATTCTGTTATTATTGAAGTATGGCTTATTTCTGATCTCTGCTAATGCTTTATGATCCGTCATCAAATGAAATTTCCTTCCTCTCAAATCACTTTCAAACTTCTTTATTCCAAAAAACACCGCCAACATCTCCTTCTCACTTATCGTATATCTTCGCTCGGTAGGAGTCAACATTTTCGATGCCCATTGTATCGGAATCCACTCACcctctttattttcttgtaataGAATTGCTCCGATCCCCGTATCACACGCATCAGTTCTTACTCTAAATAGCTTTTTTCCGTCCGGAATCTTCAACTTTTTCATATCTCTCAAGCCTTGCTTCATATCCTCAAAAGCTCTTTCCATATCCTCCGTCCAATTCCACTTAACATCTTTCTTTAAAGCCTCAGTAAGCCTTACTGTTCTATACGCATAGTTGGGAATAAAGTCTCTAAACCAACCAGTTAGTtctaaaaatcttcttaaCTCTCTAACATTCTCAGGTTTTCCATATTCCAATGTCTCCTGCTTTTTAATCTCATTCGGTCCCATGACCTCCCCATTAATTGTTACTCCCAGCAACATCACCtcatcttttttgtattgtaTCTTTGTTTGGTTTATTCTCAACCCACACtctttaaactttttaattaccCTCTCTAGTAACTCGTCATGCACTCTTACGTCTTTACCATGAATAACTATATCATCCATATATACTTCCCCGCCTTTACCTCTGAATTCATCTAAAACTCTGTTCATTACTCTCTGCATTATATGAGGCGAATTCTTAAACCCCATAACCATACTATTCCATTCGTATACTCGACCATTCACTTCAAATGCTGTTTTGTGCTTATGGTGCTCCTCAATCTCAATATGATAAAACCCTTCTTTTAAGTCGATAACCGTAAATACTTTTGACCCCTGTGTGGCTCTCATAATATCCTTAATTAACGGTAGTGAGTACGGGTCCTTGTCAACCAAATCGTTTAACGCCATCAAATTGCTTACCAATCTTACGTCCCCATTTGGGTTTTCAAGTGCTCTTATTGGACTCCTCCACTCACTTTTGGAACGTCTTATAACCCCTCTATTTTCCAACTTATTCAAGTACTCCTCAAATTTCACCCTAAGGTAGTATGGCACATTCTGCCCTCTTTTCACAACCTTTTCACCTTGCTTAGTATTTATTGGACACTTCTCTCCTGTgagatattttatcttttcttctgattctttaaaaacttcCGGATACttttcaattaaattttctaactTATTTACTGTTTTACATCTTTTCCCTTCATTGTTGATAATTGGTTCTTTCTGTAAAACTTGttcctttttaattttatatttttccctACCAGCTACACTTTCATGACATTCTCTAGCGTAATGCCCTTCTTTcttacatataaaacattttgtaGTTTCTCtgatttttcttcttttccTATACATCctaagattttcttttctttcttccCTAAACTCTTTCAACACTTTATCCATAATCTCTTTAATCATTTCTTGTCTTTCTTCTGACTCTCTCTCAAATTCTGCTCCTTTTTGTAAgcctttataaatttcctcCCAACTGCTCCTTCCGtcacaaaaattttcaaaaatataatcctGCAAGTTCGCAGATGCCAAATCCATAACATCTTTCCACTCAACTTTCTCAACTTTCAATATTAACTTTAGTCTCTTATCTATCCTAATTGACTCTTTCTCTAATGTTCTAGCCTCTTGACTACGGGACTCTCTTGTTTCCCTGTTCATCCTTGTGTTCGCCATGTtaaccatttatttattaagggTTCTAAACCCTacatatattaataattttgtcCTACATGTTagtctaaaaaatttttaattgtttgcTTTTTTCCTAACTTATGTAGAATTCAAGGTGAactatattaatattttattcatttGTATGAATtaaattgaatattttaccacgttcaagaaaaaaacaaaataaagaattaataaaaacaatattcttaacagataaaaaaatatcttcaaAGGTTAAGTAAGTTTCCCGTTTCtgtaagatttttataacgGCAAATTACTTTTCTAGATATCGTCTACCATTAGCACTGTCATTTGAAAGTGAGCTTATCCTTTTTAAGCAttcaagataaaaaaaaaattttcatcaaaaattgataaataatCTATAACTTATATGATCAAATACAAAGAtctttgtatttttttctaaggTAATTTGTATCTATACAGTTTCAGGCCAAAATTTATGgtgatattttttctttgagCAAATTTCATAACTATACATCAAAACttcatatatttaaaaacaaagataGTCATGGTAAGACAACACGTTACAAGTTTTATTCTTTAGTTGCTCTACAAAAAGAAGGGTTtcgttaaaaaaatagtgcATGCTTCAAAAACCTACAGAACAGTCagtttaaatattgttattagttgtttataaatttttttttttgcactttCGTATTTTCAtcacattaaaaaaatttagtttGGCCGTTTGAGAATAATCTATTAATGATGGATTTGACATGTCGATGAAATacttaata
Coding sequences within:
- a CDS encoding putative SP-containing membrane protein, whose amino-acid sequence is MSLLFYSFNLILILISIIRTTENNMSIDSYDINHYKLCSTYDGIANITGQPPMTIQDFAEIVWKSITEHIIFKRMAQSNDTDNSFVEVKNELKNVFEIVIKQKFKIEAWDPFILDKFDFSVQIFINEIVDITIRFYNTLGICFKDVLEASSSVENAIKDIIYKNTCYVFKGIGEIPGILYRMCNTLISHNKNCYGLEGKENIVNVLKENRRQISKAVCYEDMPIEDNNTVINHESTYEIGEALSTFIHDNFYILMGINAFLIIVVVSIAYWKINSACGSLRGRHLRVDKYCKRVSKNKPKKVHEEIELNEIRV
- a CDS encoding putative SP-containing protein — protein: MRSSLRLFQLLHLMLHLVRTSSSKVDILKSNFNINGRFDELIENGKLNFIKMSDLQEFIKVVWEAIVENDKTIELLAKNTSESTFEEKQQKMKRAFNDYILLKKNLIDPDSVKFDYLTESEKSFVEKMADFTIESYEISLYIFDNPGSDSIPKELKIRNFILNEIKLKLNDKEELVSLEYDLSSYKNADFSKELAENAEKCVFYKSNVIKESPKKPLWKKIIDFGMGAVGQMLKLGPIETVINFGVNGFFTYREFDLSQGLYNNTIALIFMLLNLYQTLASWVVTPFLLIHAYNILPKILKAAKKAADNFINWFEGSKENSIKY